In Spirochaetaceae bacterium, the following proteins share a genomic window:
- a CDS encoding DUF1116 domain-containing protein, with protein sequence MANNLLNEKLKVINAGLEIFAQELQKNDVEVVQLDWRPPAGGKTEINDKLKLVLQKKDLIDAANAKALAKVLAAQPTWTDVGFAKDVIPGFTDNTIAHAGPPVTWEKMCGPMQGAVIGALIYEGKATNEEEARKVAPSMNFVPCHHLNAVGPMTGVFSANMPVIVITNIENGNIAYSPFNSEGKGKPFSFGAFGEDTQENLRFLRDVMLPTMKKALQVRGEGINLRTIIAQALHMGDDCHNRLIAATGQLWKTLMPELAKANTPYDVLIKLSYTMLHNNWYFLNFAMAASKATMDAAKGIEHSTLVTVMARNGTEVGIQTSGTGDQWFTVKAPMVRGKYFPGYTEEDANPDMGDSAITETAGIGAFAMAAALPMTQLVGGTVQDAIKFTQDMAKITLGESQSYTIPTLNFIGSPTGIDVLKVLETGIEPIINTGIAHKIAGHGIVGAGLVNMPLEVFEKALLAIK encoded by the coding sequence ATGGCTAACAATTTGCTTAACGAAAAACTTAAAGTTATTAATGCCGGGCTAGAAATTTTTGCCCAAGAATTACAAAAAAACGATGTAGAAGTGGTACAGCTAGATTGGCGGCCTCCTGCCGGCGGTAAAACCGAGATAAATGATAAACTTAAATTGGTACTGCAAAAAAAAGATTTAATTGATGCCGCCAATGCTAAAGCCTTAGCAAAGGTATTAGCCGCCCAGCCCACATGGACCGATGTAGGTTTTGCCAAAGACGTTATACCGGGTTTTACCGACAACACTATCGCCCATGCCGGCCCGCCGGTTACTTGGGAGAAGATGTGCGGCCCTATGCAGGGTGCGGTAATTGGCGCGCTTATCTACGAAGGTAAGGCAACCAATGAGGAAGAAGCACGTAAGGTAGCCCCTTCTATGAACTTTGTGCCTTGCCACCACTTAAATGCCGTAGGCCCCATGACAGGTGTTTTTTCGGCCAATATGCCGGTTATTGTTATTACCAACATAGAAAATGGCAATATAGCCTACTCACCTTTTAACTCGGAGGGGAAAGGCAAGCCTTTTTCTTTTGGGGCCTTTGGTGAAGATACTCAAGAAAACTTACGCTTTTTACGTGATGTTATGTTACCCACTATGAAAAAAGCCTTACAGGTACGCGGCGAAGGGATTAACCTGCGCACTATCATCGCTCAGGCTTTGCATATGGGCGACGATTGCCACAATAGGCTTATCGCCGCCACCGGCCAACTTTGGAAAACTTTAATGCCGGAACTGGCTAAGGCTAACACCCCTTACGATGTTTTAATTAAATTATCTTATACTATGCTGCATAACAACTGGTACTTTTTAAATTTTGCAATGGCCGCCAGCAAAGCCACGATGGATGCCGCTAAAGGCATAGAGCACTCTACCCTAGTAACGGTAATGGCGCGTAATGGCACAGAAGTTGGCATACAAACCAGCGGTACCGGCGACCAGTGGTTTACCGTAAAAGCCCCAATGGTGCGTGGTAAATATTTTCCCGGTTACACCGAAGAAGATGCCAACCCCGACATGGGCGATTCGGCTATTACCGAAACCGCCGGTATCGGCGCTTTTGCGATGGCAGCAGCCCTGCCGATGACCCAATTGGTAGGCGGCACAGTGCAAGATGCCATTAAATTTACCCAAGATATGGCTAAAATTACCTTAGGCGAAAGCCAAAGTTATACCATACCTACCTTAAATTTTATCGGCTCACCTACCGGCATAGATGTGCTTAAGGTGTTAGAAACGGGGATAGAACCTATTATTAACACTGGTATTGCCCATAAAATAGCCGGGCATGGCATAGTGGGTGCCGGATTAGTAAATATGCCTTTAGAGGTCTTTGAAAAAGCCTTGCTGGCTATTAAATAG
- the fdrA gene encoding acyl-CoA synthetase FdrA: MAIFTKIKKKFYQDSLKLMRVSSEIKDIPGIEQAFAFMATEINKKTRMQGSLMNKDVEAAEADDLVIIVQSADNATGEKAIEQFEKQILSSANVSNESTEEAAPATFEQAKKQLDANLAIISVPGTYAAVQTLNALSQGLNVMLFSDNVLLEDEIAIKDYAISKDLLVMGPDCGTAIIGGVPLCFANHINKGDIGVIGASGTGTQEFTVLLDNFSAGITHAIGTGGRDLSKEVAARTTLAALKLMEKDEATKVIAIISKPPAQEVAQKVIEAVKTAKKPAVLAFLGEKSQKIADNIYVAGTIEEAAAKALALSQVSKADEAIHLYQRESREDILGHITKLEAGQKAIKGLFTGGTLASEAKHILKGLKAEILDLGDDEYTRGALHPMIDPTNRKAFIEEAFVNDDVAVILCDVVLGYGSHEDPAGELAKAVASAKGKIKNHKIVIASVTGTENDPQVKSGQVKKLEEVGIFVLPSNQYAAELSLQIINKINGGA; this comes from the coding sequence TTGGCTATATTCACAAAAATTAAAAAGAAGTTTTATCAAGATTCCTTAAAACTGATGCGGGTCTCTTCAGAGATAAAAGATATACCGGGTATCGAGCAGGCCTTTGCTTTTATGGCCACCGAGATAAACAAAAAAACCCGTATGCAAGGCTCTTTAATGAATAAAGATGTAGAGGCGGCAGAGGCCGATGACTTGGTGATTATTGTACAAAGTGCCGACAACGCTACGGGCGAAAAGGCTATTGAACAATTTGAAAAGCAAATACTTTCATCGGCTAACGTAAGTAATGAAAGCACCGAAGAAGCTGCACCGGCCACCTTTGAACAAGCAAAAAAACAGCTTGATGCAAATTTGGCTATTATCTCTGTACCGGGCACTTATGCTGCAGTGCAAACTTTAAATGCTTTATCGCAAGGCTTAAATGTTATGTTGTTTAGTGATAATGTCTTACTAGAAGATGAGATAGCTATCAAAGATTATGCCATCAGCAAAGATTTATTAGTAATGGGCCCCGATTGCGGTACGGCTATTATTGGCGGTGTACCGCTATGTTTTGCTAACCACATAAATAAGGGCGATATTGGGGTGATTGGCGCTAGCGGCACCGGCACACAAGAGTTTACGGTGCTGCTAGATAACTTTAGTGCCGGCATTACCCACGCCATTGGCACCGGCGGGCGCGATTTATCTAAAGAGGTAGCGGCGCGCACCACCTTAGCGGCTTTAAAACTTATGGAAAAAGATGAAGCCACCAAAGTTATTGCTATTATCTCTAAACCACCGGCACAGGAGGTAGCTCAAAAGGTTATAGAAGCCGTAAAAACCGCTAAAAAACCGGCTGTACTGGCTTTTTTGGGAGAAAAATCGCAAAAGATTGCAGACAACATTTATGTGGCCGGTACCATCGAAGAGGCGGCGGCGAAGGCCCTTGCTTTGTCCCAAGTCAGTAAAGCCGATGAAGCCATTCACCTGTACCAACGCGAAAGCCGTGAAGATATTTTAGGACATATAACCAAACTAGAAGCCGGCCAAAAAGCCATTAAAGGCCTCTTTACCGGCGGCACTTTAGCCAGCGAAGCTAAACACATCTTAAAGGGACTAAAAGCCGAAATCCTCGACTTAGGTGATGATGAATATACACGCGGGGCTTTGCACCCTATGATAGACCCTACCAACCGTAAAGCTTTTATCGAAGAGGCTTTTGTAAATGATGATGTAGCGGTTATTTTGTGCGATGTGGTACTAGGTTATGGCAGCCACGAAGACCCCGCCGGCGAGCTGGCCAAAGCTGTAGCCAGTGCTAAAGGCAAAATTAAAAATCATAAGATAGTTATTGCCAGTGTAACCGGCACAGAAAATGACCCGCAAGTAAAGAGTGGGCAAGTAAAAAAATTAGAAGAGGTTGGCATTTTTGTACTGCCATCTAACCAATATGCCGCAGAGCTAAGTTTGCAAATTATCAACAAAATTAATGGGGGTGCATAA
- a CDS encoding PucR family transcriptional regulator ligand-binding domain-containing protein encodes MYITVKEVLELPVMAGSIMVSGLEGIDKKITSVNIISTPDIERFVKAGDLIITALHPIKDKLRQAELIPNLIKKGALALAISPESDNQIPQELITAAQTLSYPIIQLPADISFFEILSPVLEKIRQRKDSETKRSSEARIIKEILNKKIVSGSQLQDITEHYSIKLPENFIAALIKLPKIEGHAYNLETDKIYTLAENLGLKEIIITELSELLLIIVPSLNQERQQANLYKTLRQYREICPFSKIALSNVMPDILGIHKAVQQAKQTLAVAEKLPNFGPIVNFNELGLYQVLSIVSTEDVYLKSQFTQEKLGSIKNYDELNKTEIYLTLKTFFAEEESIKQTAAKLRVHPNTIINRLRITKEVIGIDLANYKTKLELNIALKLNDLL; translated from the coding sequence ATGTACATAACCGTTAAAGAGGTGCTCGAGCTTCCTGTAATGGCCGGCTCTATTATGGTATCCGGCTTAGAGGGTATTGATAAAAAAATTACCTCTGTTAATATCATCTCGACCCCCGATATAGAACGGTTTGTTAAAGCCGGCGATTTAATTATTACTGCCCTGCACCCAATAAAAGATAAATTACGGCAAGCCGAGTTAATCCCTAATCTTATTAAAAAGGGCGCTTTAGCCTTAGCTATATCCCCAGAGAGTGATAACCAAATACCCCAAGAATTAATAACCGCCGCTCAAACTTTAAGTTATCCCATTATACAGTTGCCTGCCGATATTTCTTTTTTTGAAATATTGAGCCCGGTTTTAGAAAAAATACGGCAGCGCAAAGATAGCGAAACCAAACGCAGCTCTGAAGCGCGGATTATTAAAGAAATATTAAATAAGAAAATTGTCTCAGGCTCTCAATTACAAGATATTACCGAACACTACTCTATTAAACTTCCTGAAAATTTTATAGCTGCCCTAATAAAATTGCCAAAAATAGAAGGCCATGCCTATAATTTAGAAACCGATAAAATTTATACCTTAGCAGAAAACTTAGGCCTAAAAGAAATTATTATAACCGAACTATCGGAGTTATTGCTTATTATCGTACCATCATTAAACCAAGAACGGCAGCAGGCTAATCTTTATAAAACCTTACGACAATACCGCGAAATATGCCCATTTAGCAAAATAGCCTTAAGTAATGTTATGCCGGATATTTTAGGTATTCATAAAGCTGTACAGCAAGCCAAACAAACTTTAGCAGTAGCCGAAAAATTACCTAATTTTGGCCCTATTGTTAACTTTAATGAGCTTGGCCTTTATCAGGTGTTATCTATTGTAAGTACCGAAGATGTATACTTAAAAAGCCAATTTACCCAAGAAAAGTTAGGCTCAATTAAAAACTATGATGAACTTAACAAAACCGAAATCTATTTAACCTTAAAAACCTTTTTTGCAGAAGAAGAAAGCATAAAACAAACGGCCGCTAAACTTAGGGTGCATCCTAACACCATTATAAATAGGTTAAGAATAACTAAAGAAGTTATTGGCATAGATTTAGCCAACTATAAAACTAAGTTAGAGCTAAATATAGCTTTAAAGTTAAACGATTTGTTATAA
- the pyk gene encoding pyruvate kinase: protein MKKTKIVATIGPASENIDIMREMIKAGMNVARLNFSHGDYAEQGARFSTVRQLSKELNRPIAILLDTKGPEIRTGKFKDGVITIDGDNKKVILKEGQSFTFYSEDKLGDLTGCSVSFKDLHKAVKVGSNIKANDGLVSFTVTAINGTNVECKVDNDGYIGNNKNMNLPGIATSIPFLSEKDKEDIHFGMEQGMDYIAASFTRTAADIQIIRDIFKAGGKEHIKIIAKIENHEGLDNLPAIIEAADGVMVARGDLGVEIPQEDVPVAQRRMIKECLSAGKIVIVATQMLQTMESNPRPTRAEVSDVANAVWLGATATMLSGESAQGKYPVESVKTMSEIAERAEKSINYWEEFFRGIKIKEPLLQSSAVGRAACDLAASLNAKAILVLTYSGYTAREVARFRPACPIIAETPKEEVKNQLALYWGVEAFVGIKQDDVKASINNAIELAVKNGYIALGDLIIITSGFPAGKTNHTNLIKVHKVGDEVL from the coding sequence ATGAAAAAAACTAAAATTGTTGCTACTATTGGCCCAGCCAGTGAGAATATCGATATTATGCGCGAAATGATTAAAGCCGGTATGAATGTAGCTAGGTTAAATTTTTCGCACGGCGATTATGCCGAGCAAGGGGCGCGCTTTAGCACTGTTCGCCAGCTTAGCAAAGAACTTAACCGTCCTATAGCTATTTTGCTTGATACTAAAGGGCCCGAAATACGCACCGGGAAATTTAAAGATGGAGTTATTACCATTGATGGCGACAACAAAAAGGTTATTTTAAAAGAAGGGCAAAGCTTTACTTTTTATAGCGAAGATAAACTAGGCGACCTAACCGGCTGTAGCGTTAGTTTTAAAGATTTACATAAAGCCGTAAAAGTAGGCAGCAATATTAAGGCTAACGATGGCTTAGTAAGCTTTACAGTTACCGCTATTAATGGCACTAATGTAGAATGTAAGGTTGATAACGATGGTTATATTGGCAACAATAAAAATATGAACTTACCCGGTATTGCTACCTCTATCCCTTTTTTAAGCGAAAAAGATAAAGAAGATATTCATTTTGGTATGGAGCAAGGCATGGATTATATTGCCGCCAGCTTTACCCGTACCGCCGCTGACATTCAAATTATTAGAGATATATTTAAAGCCGGCGGTAAAGAGCACATTAAAATTATTGCTAAAATAGAAAACCACGAGGGGCTTGACAATTTACCGGCCATTATAGAGGCCGCCGATGGTGTGATGGTGGCACGCGGCGACTTAGGAGTAGAGATACCCCAAGAAGACGTACCCGTTGCCCAACGCCGCATGATTAAAGAGTGCTTAAGCGCCGGTAAAATAGTTATTGTAGCAACCCAAATGTTACAAACTATGGAGAGTAATCCTCGCCCAACTCGTGCCGAGGTAAGCGATGTGGCCAATGCCGTATGGCTTGGGGCAACAGCTACGATGCTTTCGGGCGAATCGGCACAGGGGAAATATCCCGTAGAAAGTGTAAAAACTATGTCCGAAATAGCAGAGCGGGCTGAAAAATCGATTAATTACTGGGAAGAATTTTTTAGAGGCATTAAAATTAAAGAACCGCTATTGCAATCTAGCGCCGTTGGCCGTGCCGCCTGCGATTTAGCTGCCAGTTTAAATGCCAAAGCCATTTTAGTGCTTACTTACAGTGGTTATACAGCCCGCGAAGTAGCCCGCTTTAGACCGGCTTGCCCCATTATTGCCGAAACTCCTAAAGAAGAGGTTAAAAACCAGTTGGCTCTTTATTGGGGAGTAGAGGCATTTGTAGGTATTAAACAAGATGATGTTAAAGCCAGTATAAATAATGCTATCGAATTGGCCGTAAAAAATGGTTACATAGCGTTGGGCGATTTAATTATTATTACTTCAGGTTTTCCTGCCGGTAAAACGAACCATACTAACCTTATTAAAGTGCATAAAGTTGGTGATGAAGTTTTATAG
- the pcnB gene encoding polynucleotide adenylyltransferase PcnB: protein MLTRYKKDDNGKLIKQANVYTQTEHNLNKASFDSDAVEICKILQTAGYESYIVGGAIRDLLCDITPKDFDIVTSAHPQQVKKLFKYARIIGKRFKLVHVVINGKIFEVATFRAGGHERNVYGSFDEDVTRRDFTLNALYYDPVAEKLIDFHSAMRDIKKRLIEPILPLESIFREDPVRMLRAVKYSVITGSKISSKLRDLIKEQAMLLKNCSHSRLGEELLKILANNHAAEILNELYNYDLLKYFLPTIDSYLTRLGKARHSFFKELALKEDKSRAYMVFCLLKDYIKQTTELKEDNFNEVVQTVRLALRPIALPHTDIADATSLLYAEAGISLKVKEPDVHIRKKPKRLRPARKKKEVIRKKNILAP from the coding sequence GTGCTAACAAGATACAAAAAAGATGATAATGGTAAATTAATAAAACAAGCTAATGTTTATACGCAAACAGAACATAATTTAAACAAAGCCAGCTTTGATAGTGATGCTGTAGAAATTTGTAAAATTTTGCAGACAGCCGGTTACGAAAGTTACATTGTAGGCGGTGCTATCCGCGATTTACTATGCGATATAACCCCTAAAGATTTTGATATTGTAACCTCTGCCCACCCGCAGCAAGTTAAAAAGCTGTTTAAATATGCCCGTATTATTGGCAAACGTTTTAAGCTAGTGCATGTCGTGATAAACGGCAAAATTTTTGAAGTAGCCACCTTTAGGGCCGGCGGCCACGAACGTAATGTTTACGGCAGCTTTGATGAAGATGTTACCCGGCGTGATTTTACCCTTAACGCCCTTTACTACGACCCGGTTGCTGAAAAATTAATCGATTTTCATAGCGCTATGCGCGACATAAAAAAACGGCTTATCGAACCCATTTTACCGCTGGAAAGCATCTTTAGAGAAGACCCGGTGCGTATGTTGCGTGCCGTAAAATACAGTGTTATTACCGGCAGCAAAATTAGTTCTAAACTGCGCGACCTTATTAAAGAGCAGGCTATGCTGTTAAAAAATTGCTCGCACTCGCGGCTTGGCGAAGAGCTGCTTAAGATATTAGCCAATAACCATGCCGCCGAAATTTTAAACGAGCTTTACAACTACGATTTACTTAAATACTTTTTGCCTACTATCGATAGCTATCTAACCCGTTTAGGTAAGGCGCGGCACAGTTTTTTTAAAGAGCTTGCTTTAAAAGAAGATAAAAGCCGGGCTTATATGGTTTTTTGTTTATTAAAAGACTATATTAAACAAACTACCGAATTAAAAGAAGATAACTTTAATGAAGTAGTACAAACGGTACGTTTAGCCTTAAGGCCCATCGCCTTACCGCACACCGATATTGCCGATGCCACTAGCCTGCTTTATGCTGAAGCCGGCATTAGCCTTAAAGTAAAAGAACCCGATGTACATATCCGTAAAAAACCTAAGCGCTTAAGACCAGCGCGTAAAAAAAAAGAAGTTATCCGCAAAAAAAATATTTTGGCCCCCTAG
- a CDS encoding DUF2877 domain-containing protein produces MLYALVKGTNFAKACQEGSAGVVHSVFERAINLKLPQGQLLTVLYQDIDIMEAVCTVAFKDKPLNTLAKVGDKVVFTPKVMYVTSIPVVVGIDKAATWQSLTGWEGINKLSYKEIILKCNEINSFLDRHDSGKMLWPAGIKLFKAEEYIGLGEGLTPAGDDFLAGMLYGMWFLQQLYHKRAPFLAETLKKVSKNIHKTGEISRHFLKYAINNKPGFNTENFLLAIFNKNERQLTKALYKKLHYGASSGLDELKGCLFGLKETAVAWEEELCT; encoded by the coding sequence ATGCTTTATGCTCTAGTTAAAGGTACAAATTTTGCTAAGGCCTGCCAAGAAGGTTCGGCAGGAGTGGTGCATAGTGTTTTTGAAAGGGCTATTAACCTAAAATTACCGCAAGGCCAGCTTTTAACCGTGCTTTACCAAGATATAGACATTATGGAGGCCGTATGCACGGTAGCTTTTAAAGACAAACCTTTAAATACTTTGGCTAAAGTAGGCGACAAAGTCGTTTTTACCCCCAAGGTGATGTATGTAACCAGTATACCTGTAGTAGTAGGTATAGATAAAGCAGCTACTTGGCAAAGTTTAACCGGCTGGGAGGGGATAAATAAATTATCTTATAAAGAAATTATCTTAAAGTGCAACGAAATAAATAGTTTCTTAGATAGGCACGATAGCGGTAAAATGCTGTGGCCAGCCGGTATAAAGTTGTTTAAGGCTGAAGAATATATCGGTTTAGGCGAAGGTTTAACACCGGCCGGTGATGATTTTTTAGCTGGTATGCTTTATGGTATGTGGTTTTTACAGCAGTTGTACCATAAAAGAGCGCCTTTTTTAGCCGAAACTTTAAAAAAAGTTAGTAAAAATATTCATAAAACCGGCGAGATAAGCCGGCATTTCTTAAAATATGCTATAAATAATAAGCCGGGCTTTAACACCGAAAATTTTTTGTTAGCCATCTTTAATAAAAATGAAAGGCAGCTGACTAAAGCCTTGTATAAAAAGCTGCATTACGGAGCCAGCTCAGGGTTAGACGAACTTAAAGGCTGCTTATTTGGTTTAAAAGAAACCGCTGTCGCTTGGGAGGAAGAGCTATGTACATAA
- a CDS encoding SDR family oxidoreductase, with protein sequence MDKKVALITGANSGIGLATAVELAKQGIYVVLMCRDKTRGEKALAYVLAQSGGEATLMLADLADLAGIKAFADEFKTKFTRLDILINNAGLITKERKFSKQGHELQFAVNHLGHFLLTKLLQPLLKDTSGSRIVVVSSMAHRYGYLDLTDLELEKGYKSMAAYGRSKLCNILFTIELAKQLKDTTTTVNCLHPGVVSTQLLGNIAGGTDGHKASPIKFLLNLIFLSPLKGAATTIYLATSSEVAAVSGLYFDKCKPKKTTGKQAGDEQLAADLWQVSEKLVESY encoded by the coding sequence ATGGATAAAAAAGTAGCCCTTATCACCGGTGCTAATAGCGGTATTGGTTTAGCTACCGCCGTAGAATTAGCTAAACAGGGTATATACGTAGTGTTAATGTGCCGTGATAAAACACGCGGCGAAAAGGCCTTAGCGTATGTACTAGCTCAAAGTGGTGGTGAGGCTACTTTAATGTTGGCCGATTTAGCCGACCTAGCCGGTATAAAAGCCTTTGCCGATGAATTTAAAACCAAATTTACTCGCCTTGATATTTTAATTAACAATGCCGGTCTTATCACCAAAGAGCGTAAGTTTAGCAAACAGGGCCACGAGCTGCAATTTGCCGTTAATCACTTAGGTCATTTTTTACTAACAAAATTATTACAGCCCCTCCTAAAAGACACGAGCGGTTCACGTATCGTGGTGGTATCCTCGATGGCGCACCGTTATGGTTATCTTGATTTAACCGATTTAGAGTTAGAGAAGGGTTATAAAAGTATGGCGGCCTACGGCCGTAGTAAATTGTGCAACATCTTATTTACCATCGAATTAGCTAAACAATTAAAAGATACCACTACTACCGTAAATTGCCTGCACCCCGGCGTGGTAAGTACGCAGTTACTGGGTAATATCGCCGGCGGCACAGATGGTCATAAGGCCAGCCCTATTAAATTTTTGTTAAATTTAATATTTTTAAGCCCTTTAAAAGGGGCGGCTACCACTATTTACCTTGCCACTAGCTCTGAGGTGGCTGCGGTAAGCGGCCTATACTTTGATAAATGCAAACCTAAAAAAACTACCGGTAAACAAGCCGGCGATGAGCAGCTGGCTGCCGATTTATGGCAGGTGAGTGAAAAATTGGTGGAAAGTTATTGA